In Alphaproteobacteria bacterium, the genomic stretch CGGTGGGGTATAGGCCCGAGCTTAACCCTCGACTAGGATCGCGGCTTGAGTCTCAATCAGACCTGACAGGGGAGGGGCGCCATGGATCGGCTGCCCAAGCGACCGGGTGGACCAAGGTGAAAATCGCCGGCTTTGCGCTGCTGATGGTGGTCGCCCTGGATGTCATGAGCCAGGGCCTAGTCATTCCCATCCTCAACACGATCATCATGGACCCGGCCCAGGACCTGTTGCCGGCCGATACGACGGTGGCCGTTCGCCAGTTCGACTTCGGCCTCGCCATGGGGATCTTCTTCTTGTGCTGGTTCCTCGGTGCCGCCTATATCTCGAAGATCTCGGATTTCATTGGCCGCAAGGAAGGCATCCTGATCTGCCTTTCGGGCAACCTGCTGGGCTATATCCTGACCATCGCGGCCCTCGAGGTGGACAGCCTCGCGTTGTTGCTGGTCGCGCGCGCGGTCACCGGCTTTACCGCCGGGAACCAGCCGATCGCCCAGGCCGCCCTCGTCGACATCAGCGAAAACGAACAACAAAAGGCACGTTTCATGGGCCTCGTGGTCATGGCCATAAGCGTCGGTCTGGTCGCGGGGCCGCTGATCGGCGGTTTGCTGTCGGACGCGGACCTGCTCGGCGAGTTCGCCTCGCTCGAACTGCCGTTCTATTGTGCCGCCCTGTTGGTGGTCGTCAATATGACCCTGATCATCGTTTTCTTTCACAACCAGAAGAGAGAGCGGCGGCCCTTCAAAATCCGGCCCCTGGAGGTCTTTCTGACGCTGTGGACCGCCGCCAAGCGGCCGACGGTTCTCAAGCTTTCCCTTGTCTTCTTCTTTGCCCAACTCGCGTTGAACAGCTTCTACGTGTTCATGGACAATTACTTCTACAGCCGGTTTCAGTTCGACACCCTGCAGAACGCCCTCTCCTTGATCGTCATGGGTGCCGGTCTCGGCCTGGCCAGCGCCTTTCTGGTCGCGCCGATCAATGCGCGCTTCGACAAGACGCAAACTATCATCGTCAGTCTCGCGGTCATGGCGGTTGCGGCGGCGCTTTCGATCGTCAATCCGTCGCCCTTCTTGGCCTATGTCCTGATCATCTTGTTCATCGTCCCCTTCGCGGTCTACTACCCGACCGCGCTGACGATGTTCTCGGCCGCCGTCGACGACAGCGAGCAGGGCTGGGTCATGGGCGTGACGGTGGCGCTTTACACCCTTGGTGCCGGCATCGTCTCCGTGATCGGCGGCGAAATGATGTCGATCGATATCCACTTGCCGTTCGTCATTTCGATGGCCAGCTTGATCCTCGCCCTGGTCCTGGTCTTCACCCTGTGGCGCGGCGGCGATATCCGCGCCCTGGATCAGCGGTGAACCACCGGATTGGGGTCTCGAATCGGGGTGCCGAATCGGCCTTCGAATAGCGCTTATTCGAGACCGTGCTCGCGGCACAGAATGTGCGATGCCATGCCGCCGTCGGCGGTCAGGTTGGCGCCGCGTAGCCATGCCGCGCCGTCGGATTGCAGGAAGGCCACGATCGGCGCGATGTCGGCCGGGCGGCCGGGCCGATCCATCAGCGCCATGACGCGCGCCGCCCGATCGCCGAGGGAGTCGAGGAAATCGGCCAGGATCGGCGTCTCCACCGGACCCGGGCTGATTGCATTCATGCGAATGCCGCGGTCGCGCCACGTCCACCTATGCCGCATCGTCCACACGACGATCGCTTCCTTCGAGAGAAAATAGCTGCGCGCGCCGGTGACATCGTGGGTCGCGCAAAAGGCGGCGAGGGCATCGAAATCATCCACCGCTTCGAGGGCGTCGATGGTTTCGATGGAATCGGCCCAGCCGCTGCCGGCGAGTGACGCCAGGTTGGTGATCGCGGCGCCGTCGGCGAACTTTTCGACGAGGCCATAGGTCAGCCTTTTGAGGCCGAGCACGTTGACCCTCAGCACCTGTTCGGGAGGGAAGGTGGGCGGCAGTCCGGCAATGTTGCACAGGCCGTCGAGCGCGGTTGGCAGCGCGGCGGCAAGTTCGTCGATCGATTCCGGGTCGGAGAGGTCGGCGAGGAAGAACTCATCGACGGCCTCCGCTTGAGTGAGATCGACACCGATCACGGCGGCGCCCTGGCGCTTGAGTTCCGCCGCCGTTGCGGCGCCGATGCCCGACGCGGCGCCGGTCACGACAATGGTCTTTCCGGCCAACATGTCTGTCATGGGTTTCGGCTTCGTTCCGGTCCCGGCATCTTATAGCAACAGACCGGGCCGGTCGGCGGGGGATTTGGGGCGGCGGCGCGTCGGCCTCCTCCATTCGCGTTCTGTCCAAGAATTGGACCTATTTCGCAGCCCGGAAGGGAAGCGAGAACGGCTGTTTTCTGCCGTTTTCAATTTTCCACAGACTTATCCCCACTTGTGGGTAACTGGTCATACTTCCTACTATATGTTGTGATTTAGGCCTTGCGGCGGAGTCGCCATTTTGGCAGGCTACATTTTGTAGTAGGTCATTCGTGTGAATCTACTACATGCTGATTCGGAGACGATGGGGGTCGAGCCGAATCGGTGCCAAGAGGGGGATACTCCATGTCGTTGGCAAGCTCCACCTACACCGTAGCCGCCAACCCGCTGGACATCATCGAGGAAATCGTCAGTGCGAACGAGTGGACCTTCGACCGCACGAGCGAAGACGAAATGGTTGTCGACTTCCCCGGGCAGTGGTGCGGCTACAATCTCCATTTCTCGTGGCACAGTGAATTCGGCGCCATGCATTTTTCGTGCGTGCTCGATATGAAGGTGCCGAAAAATAGGATGCCCGCCGTGTTCGAACTGCTGTGCCTTATCAACGGGCGCATGTGGCTGGGGCATTTTGACCTGTCGACCCAGGAGCGCCTGCCGATCTTTCGTCACACGGCGCTTTACCGCGGTTCGAACGGCGCCAGCGTCGAACAGCTCGAGGACCTTGTCGATATCGCTCTCACCGAATGCGAGCGCTTCTACCCCGCATTCCAGTTCGTGATCTGGGGCGGCAAGGGTTCCATGGAGGCGATCGCGGCGGCAATGTTGGACACCGTCGGCGAGGCCTGAGCTAGAGCCCTTTCTATGAACTCCGAGTCAATTCTGTTTCGCATCTGGCGCGCCGGTCCACCAGGAAGCGCGCGCAGCGCGATGCCGAGGCATCGGGCAAGCGTGCTGACGCCGTGGTCGGCCGCCGGATGGAAACCCAACGGGACGGGCGGTTTTGGCCGCCGGGGGCGTCGCTCGTCGCTCGATATGTTTCGGCATGTCGTCGCTCTTCGCTCCTGCCCGACGGCCAAAACCGCTCCGTCAGAATGGCTCCGAGTTCACAGAAAGGGCTCTAAAGCATCTAGGGAGGTCCGAGCGTGAAGGACACGTCGCTGCTTCTGGTCGGGTGCGGCAAGATGGGCGGCGCCATGCTTGCCGGATGGCTCGCCGAGGGTCTGTCGCCCAAGCGCGTGGGCATTGTCGAACCCGCATTCGCCGCCGGCACCGTGGCTCTGCCCCACAGGGATTTCGTCGCCGTCGCCGAGCCGCAATCGCTGCCCGCGGATTTTCGGCCCGATGTCATCGTCCTCGCCGTCAAGCCGCAGGTGATGGCGTGGGTTGCCCCTGACTACCGCCGTTATGCGGTGCCGGAGACGGTGTTTCTGTCGATCGCCGCGGGACAGACGCTGGCCGGTCTCGCCGCCCATCTCGGCGACGGGGCGGCGATCGTGCGCATCATGCCCAATACGCCGGCAGCCGTCGGCCGCGGCATCACCGTCGGCTGCGCCAATCCGAATGTGAGCGAAGCCCAAAGGCAGCTGTGCGAACAATTGATGTCGGCGGTGGGCGAGGTCGACTGGGTCGAGGACGAAGGGCTTCTCGATGCGGTGACCGGCGTCTCCGGTAGCGGTCCGGCCTATGTCTTCGCGTTGATCGAATGCCTGGCCGTCGCCGGGATCGAAGCGGGCCTGCCCGAGGATCTCGCCATGAAATTGGCACGGGCCACGGTGACGGGTGCCGGCGAATTGGTCCACGTCACCGGCGAACACCCGGCGGTGCTGCGTCAGAACGTGACCAGCCCCATGGGCACCACGGCGGCGGCGCTCGATGTGCTGCTGGCCGAAGACGCGTTGCAGCCGTTGATCACCCGCACCGTCGCCGCCGCCACCCGGCGTTCGCGCGAACTCGCCGAATGAGCGACGGGAAACTTCCGTCGAGCGCGCAGCGGGTCCAGGACGCGCTCGCGGAGAAGGGTTTCGCCAACCGGGTGGTGGTCATGCCGGCGACGACCCGAACCGCGGCCGAGGCCGCGTCGGCCTGCGGCTGCTCGGTCGCCCAAATCGCCAAATCGCTGATCTTTCGCGCCAAGTCATCGGACCGCCCGGTCCTCGTCATCACCAGCGGCGCCAACCGCGTCAACGAGAAACGGGTCGCCGAAGCGCTCGGCGAGAAACTCGGGCGCGCCGACGCCGATTTTGTTCGCGAACGGACCGGATTTGCCATCGGCGGTGTCGCGCCGATCGGGCATGGCGGGCCGGTCGTCGTCTTCATCGACCGCGACCTTATGGCCTTCGACGAGATCTGGGCCGCCGCCGGCACGCCCTCGGCGGTGTTCAAGCTGACCCCCGACGACCTCGTCGCCATGACCGGCGGCGCAATCATCGACATCACCTAGCGCGGCTCCTGCGCCGAAGGCAAAAATCGGCTATAATGGTGCCCGATTGGCTCGGGAGGGACCGCTATGGCACAGAAGAAGGCGCCGAAGAAGAAATCGACCGCCCGCAAGGCGGGCCCCGGTCCACGGGAGCGCGCTATTGGGGCGGCCATGGTCCTGGCCGAAACCCAGGGCTGGAGCCGGGTCACCCTGGCCGATATCGCCGATGAAGCGGGGATGTCTCTGGCCGAGATATATGTGGTGTTTCCGTCGAAGGCGGCGATTCTGGCCGGCCTCTCGCATCATATCGATGAAATCGTGCTGGCCTCGGATTCCGGCGATCTGGCGTCGGAATCGGCCCGCGACCGGTTGTTCGACGTGCTCATGAGGCGTCTCGACGCGCTCGATGCCTACAAACCGGCGCTGGCCAATGTCTTGCGCGATTGTTGCACCGATCCGGTGTCGCTGGCCTGCGCCGGCTGCGGCGTCCGGCGTTCGATGGCCTGGATGCTGGAAGCGGCCGGCCTGTCGAGCGCCGGTTTGCGGGGCCGGCTTCGGGTCAAGGGGCTTTCGGTGCTGTGGCTTTTGACCCTCCGCACCTGGTTCCGCGACGACAGTCCGGACATGGCGAAGACGATGGCGGTGCTCGACCGCAACTTGGGCCGGGTCGACGCGGCGATCGGCCGTTGTCGCCGCCGGCGGAGTGACGACGAGGCGGCGACCGCCGCCACCGCCACCTAGATCACCGACTGGCAGCAATTCACGCCTGCGACAACCTGTCGCATATTGTGCACTGCAACATTTTATTGACGATCGGTCCTCCAGGGGGCATATTCGCTGTAGAAATTGTGCACTGCAACATAGTTGCAATACTGGAGATTTGAAATGGCAAAAACCACGAATGGCGCGTTTGGCGAATTCCCCTTCGCAACCGCCGATTTCACCAAAGTTTGGGGCGACTTCAAGGTCCCCAGCTTTGACATTGACGTGTTCCTGGTAGCGCAGAAAAAGAATTTCGAAGCTGTCAGCGCGGCCAATAAGCTCGCGGCCGAGGGCCTGCAGACCGTCGCCCGGCGCCAGGCCGAGTTGGTTCAGGAGTCGGTCGACGCCTTCCAGAAGGCGTCACAGGAACTGATGGCGATCACCGAGGTTAACGACCGTGCCGCCAAGCAGGCCGAACTGACCAAGGTTGCGTTCGAGAAGAGCCTGGCCAACGCCAAGGAGCTTACCGACCTGGTCTCGAAGTCGACCCACGAGACCTTCGATGTCGTCAACAAGCGCGTTGTCGAGGGCATCGATGAGGTCAAGACCGCGATCAATGACCTCCACGCCTAAACTCACGCTCAGGTGAGAAATTCGGGGCCGACCTTTGGGTCGGCCCTTTTGTTTGCGGCCGGTCGGCTGGTGGGATATCGTCCGCCGCCGCAACGGGAGGCCGGCATGCCCGAGATAACGTTCGACGATTTTCTCAAGGTCGACATCCGGGTCGGCACCATCATCAATGCCAGGCCGTTTCCCGAGGCGCGCAAACCCGCTTTCATTCTGGAGGTCGATTTCGGATCCGAGATCGGCGTCAAGAAATCGTCGGCTCAGATCACCGCGCATTACCGCCTGGAGACCCTGGTCGGCCGGCAGGTCGCCGCCGTGGTCAACTTCCCGCCGCGGCAAATTGGCAAGATGATGTCGGAGGTCTTGGTCCTCGGATTTCCCGACGCCGACGGCGAGGTCTGCATGGTCAGCGTCGACCCAGCGGTTCCCAACGGTGGCCGTCTCTACTGAAAATCGCGACCGGGCAATGCTTACCCGCGACCGCCCATCGCCGTGCCGTGAATGCGCCGAGCCGGCGGCGGCCGCGGTGGCCGGCGGGTCGCAGTCCTCGACCCGCACCGACCGGTCCACGGTTAATTCATGCGCCCCGTATTCGACAGGTGGATGTCCGCCAATTGGGTGTAGGACTTGTCGAGCGCGAGCTCGATCCCGGCGTCGGCACCGGTTCGCGTTGTACCGCTGGCCATCTCGGCAACATGGTACTCGAAGCCATGAGGCAGCTCGATGCGGGCCCGGTGCTCGGCGCCGGAGACCGGATTACGGATCGGCTCGGCGGTAATCTCGACCACGCCCGGAATGCTCAGCTTGCCGGTCCGGCCATCGATATCGAGGTCGAAGCTGATCGGCGCCACGATCGGGTCGAGGAAGGTCGTGGTCATGGCCGAAAACACCGACCACATTGTCGTCATCGGTTCCGTGTTCTCGCCGCGCATGATCTTGAGCATGGCCTCGCGCTGGGCTTCGCTCGCGGTCTCGTCGACGATATGTTGGATGGTGCCGTCGCCCTCGTGGATGGCCTTGGGCCAGGACGCAATCATGGCGGCTCGCATGCCGTTGAGCGAGACGTCGCCGTATTGACCCTCATCGATCCGGTAGCCGACCGCGGCGCGGCAATCGCCATAGGTCGGCAGGGCATTGAATTGGCACGGGCAGCCGTAGTCGCAATTGCAGTTGGCCAGCTCCTGACCCTTCACATACCACTCCGTCATCTTATTCCTCCATTTTTCTCTTGTTAGAGGCCCACTCGCGACGTTGGAAGATTAGCCCAACGGCGTCACCGACTCAATTCGGTCGGCCGGCCGCGGCCAAAACGCCGGCGAGGCGCCGGGTGGCGTCACCGAGAGCATCGGGAGAGGCGCAGGCAAAGCCGAGCAGCAAGCCCTGTCGAGGGGGGCTCTCGGCGTAATGGCGGGAAAGGGCCGGCGCCATGATCCCGGCGCCGGCGGCGCGTGCCGCCGCCTCGACGTCGCTCATTCGTGCAGCGAGCTCGTCCGTCAGATAAGCGACCAAATGCATGCCGCCGTCCTGCGGCGGCGCCGTGAGCCGACCTTCGAGCTCGCGCCCGACCGACGCGACCAGCGCCTGTTGGCGTTCGGCGTAGAGGCGGCGCATGCGGCGGATATGGGACGCGAACCGGCCGTCGGCGATGAACGCGGCGAGCGCCGGCTGCGCCACGGTCGAGGCCTGGGCGCCGAGGCTTCGCCTGGCCGCCAGCACGCGTTCGGCGAGCCGTGGCGGCGCGACCAAGTAGCCGAGCCGCAGGGCACGGAACATGACCTTCGAAAAGCTGCCGACATAGACCACCCGCTCACCGTCGTCGAGGCTCATGAGCGCGGCCTGGGGCCGTCCGGCATAGCGGTACTCGCTGTCGTAGTCGTCCTCGACGATCCAGCCGCTCTCGCCCCGCGCCCAGTCGAGCAAGGCCAGGCGGCGGCTCAGGCTCATGGTTGTGCCGAGCGGGAATTGTCGCGACGGTGTCACCACCGCGAGGCCGGCGCCGGGCCGGAGACGCCGGGCCAAATCGACGTCGAAACCGTCGTCGTCGACCAGTATCGGGGCCGCCTCGAGCCCGGCGCTGCCGAGGGCATCGCGGACCGCGCGGTATCCCGGGTCCTCGACCCAGGCCAGTCGCGAATCAAGGCCGAGCGCTCGGCCGAGCAATGCGATCGCTTCGCCGACGCCGGCTGTGACGATGACCTGGTCGGCGCCGCATTCGATGCCGCGCATCGCACGCAGGTGGCCGGCGATCGCAGCCCGCAACGCCGGCAGACCGCCCTGGCCGCGATCGTGGAGCAAATGCGAATCGGGACGCCGCCATGTCCGCGCCAAGAGACGCGCCCATTCCGCCGCGGGAAAGCGATCGGCATCCGGGG encodes the following:
- a CDS encoding phasin family protein encodes the protein MAKTTNGAFGEFPFATADFTKVWGDFKVPSFDIDVFLVAQKKNFEAVSAANKLAAEGLQTVARRQAELVQESVDAFQKASQELMAITEVNDRAAKQAELTKVAFEKSLANAKELTDLVSKSTHETFDVVNKRVVEGIDEVKTAINDLHA
- a CDS encoding pyrroline-5-carboxylate reductase encodes the protein MGGAMLAGWLAEGLSPKRVGIVEPAFAAGTVALPHRDFVAVAEPQSLPADFRPDVIVLAVKPQVMAWVAPDYRRYAVPETVFLSIAAGQTLAGLAAHLGDGAAIVRIMPNTPAAVGRGITVGCANPNVSEAQRQLCEQLMSAVGEVDWVEDEGLLDAVTGVSGSGPAYVFALIECLAVAGIEAGLPEDLAMKLARATVTGAGELVHVTGEHPAVLRQNVTSPMGTTAAALDVLLAEDALQPLITRTVAAATRRSRELAE
- a CDS encoding tRNA-binding protein — protein: MPEITFDDFLKVDIRVGTIINARPFPEARKPAFILEVDFGSEIGVKKSSAQITAHYRLETLVGRQVAAVVNFPPRQIGKMMSEVLVLGFPDADGEVCMVSVDPAVPNGGRLY
- a CDS encoding DUF1326 domain-containing protein; translation: MTEWYVKGQELANCNCDYGCPCQFNALPTYGDCRAAVGYRIDEGQYGDVSLNGMRAAMIASWPKAIHEGDGTIQHIVDETASEAQREAMLKIMRGENTEPMTTMWSVFSAMTTTFLDPIVAPISFDLDIDGRTGKLSIPGVVEITAEPIRNPVSGAEHRARIELPHGFEYHVAEMASGTTRTGADAGIELALDKSYTQLADIHLSNTGRMN
- a CDS encoding TCR/Tet family MFS transporter; this encodes MKIAGFALLMVVALDVMSQGLVIPILNTIIMDPAQDLLPADTTVAVRQFDFGLAMGIFFLCWFLGAAYISKISDFIGRKEGILICLSGNLLGYILTIAALEVDSLALLLVARAVTGFTAGNQPIAQAALVDISENEQQKARFMGLVVMAISVGLVAGPLIGGLLSDADLLGEFASLELPFYCAALLVVVNMTLIIVFFHNQKRERRPFKIRPLEVFLTLWTAAKRPTVLKLSLVFFFAQLALNSFYVFMDNYFYSRFQFDTLQNALSLIVMGAGLGLASAFLVAPINARFDKTQTIIVSLAVMAVAAALSIVNPSPFLAYVLIILFIVPFAVYYPTALTMFSAAVDDSEQGWVMGVTVALYTLGAGIVSVIGGEMMSIDIHLPFVISMASLILALVLVFTLWRGGDIRALDQR
- a CDS encoding TetR family transcriptional regulator, yielding MAQKKAPKKKSTARKAGPGPRERAIGAAMVLAETQGWSRVTLADIADEAGMSLAEIYVVFPSKAAILAGLSHHIDEIVLASDSGDLASESARDRLFDVLMRRLDALDAYKPALANVLRDCCTDPVSLACAGCGVRRSMAWMLEAAGLSSAGLRGRLRVKGLSVLWLLTLRTWFRDDSPDMAKTMAVLDRNLGRVDAAIGRCRRRRSDDEAATAATAT
- a CDS encoding PLP-dependent aminotransferase family protein gives rise to the protein MTVAIDRTAAEPAYLQLYRQFRDLILNGRLAPGARLPSSRGLAADIGVSRTTTLAAYDHLRSEGYLDAHAGSGMFVPPALPEALLNRKLPHRSGGPAPETPPAEGVPSLSGRPFDPGAPDADRFPAAEWARLLARTWRRPDSHLLHDRGQGGLPALRAAIAGHLRAMRGIECGADQVIVTAGVGEAIALLGRALGLDSRLAWVEDPGYRAVRDALGSAGLEAAPILVDDDGFDVDLARRLRPGAGLAVVTPSRQFPLGTTMSLSRRLALLDWARGESGWIVEDDYDSEYRYAGRPQAALMSLDDGERVVYVGSFSKVMFRALRLGYLVAPPRLAERVLAARRSLGAQASTVAQPALAAFIADGRFASHIRRMRRLYAERQQALVASVGRELEGRLTAPPQDGGMHLVAYLTDELAARMSDVEAAARAAGAGIMAPALSRHYAESPPRQGLLLGFACASPDALGDATRRLAGVLAAAGRPN
- a CDS encoding YbaK/EbsC family protein; this encodes MSDGKLPSSAQRVQDALAEKGFANRVVVMPATTRTAAEAASACGCSVAQIAKSLIFRAKSSDRPVLVITSGANRVNEKRVAEALGEKLGRADADFVRERTGFAIGGVAPIGHGGPVVVFIDRDLMAFDEIWAAAGTPSAVFKLTPDDLVAMTGGAIIDIT
- a CDS encoding SDR family oxidoreductase; the encoded protein is MLAGKTIVVTGAASGIGAATAAELKRQGAAVIGVDLTQAEAVDEFFLADLSDPESIDELAAALPTALDGLCNIAGLPPTFPPEQVLRVNVLGLKRLTYGLVEKFADGAAITNLASLAGSGWADSIETIDALEAVDDFDALAAFCATHDVTGARSYFLSKEAIVVWTMRHRWTWRDRGIRMNAISPGPVETPILADFLDSLGDRAARVMALMDRPGRPADIAPIVAFLQSDGAAWLRGANLTADGGMASHILCREHGLE